A genomic window from Lactobacillus sp. ESL0677 includes:
- the ezrA gene encoding septation ring formation regulator EzrA has product MSPTQSLIVVIAVMLILIVVAFMLYINRRQLRAILELDDLITKIEKMHLKQDIDRLNKMDLAGESLTTLTTWRKSYEEATSKKIPQVQKLLEQAADENVHYRLFKSHQNIKQAQEIMKQTFDDAKNTKDVFTELLESNRENQVQYDALIKVYHELRKNVLADSFDYGTAIDQIENDLSNLENDFAEAKNLSAQGDQVEAKRILSKIKASLATMQQELPQIKKDRHELDSVFQDQLQELSDSYKKMIADKYYITEIDVLGKIKEIRGQITEAGQFLTELKLTELSNYIKEIKKEIAALYDVLAKEYKARPFVEENQDKIQRLLAREQVESKNLVAKLRHIDESYELTHGELAKSRQLEQEVNDMNRQYTVDTQNVADGKGVFSAIKDSWLGMLERLREIGEQQKQMAQDVDGLYDSENVANDSINRFKQEVSLVYRRLERKKLPGNPDTFVQMYTLVINEIGHVAKELGEVRINMEKISNELIQISDDVERLKREADDIINSADLVELTLQYSNKYSDNDGIKRAQKKTMQLYSQDYNYKEALDTIATAIEKAEPGSYQRLENLYYSDKKNE; this is encoded by the coding sequence TTGATCGGTTAAATAAGATGGATCTTGCCGGCGAGAGCCTGACCACTTTAACAACTTGGCGCAAGAGCTATGAGGAAGCAACGAGCAAGAAAATTCCGCAGGTACAAAAATTGCTGGAACAGGCAGCTGACGAGAATGTTCACTATCGCTTGTTTAAGTCGCACCAAAATATTAAACAGGCTCAGGAGATCATGAAGCAGACCTTTGATGATGCCAAGAATACCAAGGATGTTTTTACAGAATTACTTGAATCTAACCGCGAAAATCAGGTGCAGTATGATGCCTTAATCAAGGTTTATCATGAATTGCGCAAGAATGTTTTGGCTGATTCGTTTGATTATGGCACGGCAATTGATCAGATCGAAAATGACTTGTCGAACTTAGAGAATGACTTCGCTGAAGCCAAGAATTTGTCAGCGCAGGGCGATCAAGTTGAGGCTAAACGGATTTTGTCCAAGATCAAGGCATCTTTGGCGACAATGCAGCAAGAACTGCCGCAAATTAAGAAGGATCGCCATGAGCTAGACTCTGTCTTTCAAGATCAGCTGCAGGAATTATCGGATTCTTATAAAAAGATGATTGCCGATAAGTACTACATTACTGAAATCGATGTTTTAGGTAAGATTAAAGAGATTCGCGGACAGATTACTGAAGCAGGGCAATTTTTGACAGAATTAAAATTGACAGAATTGTCTAACTATATTAAGGAAATCAAAAAGGAGATTGCTGCCCTCTATGATGTTCTAGCTAAAGAATACAAGGCGCGGCCATTTGTTGAAGAAAACCAAGATAAAATTCAGCGTTTATTAGCACGTGAACAGGTAGAGTCTAAGAATTTGGTTGCAAAATTACGCCACATTGATGAGAGCTATGAACTGACACACGGCGAGTTAGCTAAGAGTCGGCAGCTGGAACAGGAAGTCAACGACATGAACCGGCAATACACGGTTGACACCCAAAATGTGGCTGATGGCAAAGGTGTATTTTCTGCGATTAAGGATTCGTGGCTGGGGATGCTGGAGCGTTTGCGCGAGATTGGTGAGCAGCAAAAGCAGATGGCGCAGGATGTCGATGGTCTGTATGATTCCGAGAATGTGGCGAACGACTCAATCAACCGCTTTAAGCAAGAAGTATCTCTTGTGTACCGGCGTTTAGAGCGCAAAAAGTTGCCGGGAAATCCTGATACCTTTGTTCAAATGTACACCTTGGTAATCAACGAGATTGGTCATGTTGCCAAGGAATTAGGTGAAGTTAGAATTAACATGGAAAAGATTTCTAACGAGTTAATTCAAATTTCTGACGACGTTGAGCGGTTGAAGCGTGAAGCCGACGACATCATTAATTCTGCAGATTTAGTTGAGTTGACCTTGCAGTACTCCAACAAGTATTCTGACAATGACGGAATTAAGCGAGCGCAAAAGAAGACGATGCAGCTTTACAGTCAGGACTACAATTATAAGGAAGCTTTGGACACGATTGCGACGGCAATTGAGAAGGCTGAACCTGGCTCATATCAGCGGTTAGAGAATTTATACTATTCTGATAAAAAGAATGAATAA
- a CDS encoding cysteine desulfurase family protein, with protein MIYFDNSATTKIDPAVLATYDQVAQNIWGNPSSLHKMGDRAFQLLTSSRKQIASLLGTKQDEIFFTSGGTESNNLAIKGTAIQKREFGKHIITSSVEHASVANAFNALENLGYRVTRLPVDKEGRVNVNDLRNAIDTDTTLVSIMGVNNEIGTIQPIEAISDLLTNYPTIQFHVDNVQALGKHIWPRVFTPRVDLSSLSAHKFHAPRGIGILYKKEGKMLSPLHDGGGQEKGLRSGTENLPAIAAMAKAVRLLLTDEAAKADREAAIKQKIVNYLQDKPGIKIFSPVSADFTPHILCFALEGIRGETLVHTLEEHDIYTSTTSACASTKTDEASTLVSMHVDDKIATSAIRLSFDESNTIEEADEFIAVFDKIYQHFAKINHLGE; from the coding sequence GTGATTTATTTTGACAATAGTGCGACAACTAAGATTGATCCGGCAGTGTTAGCTACTTATGATCAAGTTGCACAAAACATTTGGGGGAATCCGTCTAGTTTACATAAAATGGGCGACCGTGCATTTCAATTATTGACGAGTTCGCGCAAGCAAATTGCCAGTTTGCTAGGTACTAAGCAAGATGAAATTTTCTTTACTTCTGGTGGAACTGAATCCAATAATTTGGCAATTAAGGGAACGGCAATTCAGAAACGTGAATTTGGTAAGCACATCATTACTTCAAGTGTGGAACATGCTTCTGTCGCCAACGCGTTTAATGCCTTAGAGAACTTGGGCTATCGGGTTACACGGCTTCCGGTTGATAAAGAAGGTCGCGTGAATGTTAATGATTTGCGCAATGCGATTGATACGGACACAACCCTAGTTTCAATTATGGGTGTCAACAATGAAATTGGGACAATCCAACCGATTGAGGCCATCAGTGATTTGCTAACCAACTACCCAACAATTCAATTCCACGTTGATAATGTTCAGGCTCTTGGAAAGCACATTTGGCCGCGGGTATTTACTCCGCGCGTTGACTTGTCGAGCTTATCAGCACACAAGTTCCATGCACCACGTGGTATTGGTATTTTATACAAAAAGGAAGGCAAGATGCTGTCACCGTTGCATGATGGTGGTGGTCAAGAAAAAGGTTTGCGATCTGGTACGGAAAACTTACCGGCAATTGCGGCAATGGCGAAGGCTGTGCGATTACTTCTGACTGACGAAGCCGCTAAAGCTGACCGCGAAGCCGCAATTAAGCAAAAAATTGTTAATTATTTGCAAGATAAGCCGGGAATCAAAATCTTCTCGCCAGTTAGTGCTGACTTTACGCCACATATTTTGTGTTTTGCACTTGAAGGGATTCGGGGAGAGACCTTGGTGCACACGCTAGAAGAGCACGACATTTATACGTCAACAACTTCTGCCTGTGCTTCAACTAAGACTGATGAAGCCAGCACCTTGGTGTCAATGCACGTTGACGACAAAATTGCAACTAGCGCAATTCGGCTAAGCTTTGATGAGAGCAATACAATAGAAGAAGCTGATGAATTTATCGCTGTCTTTGATAAGATTTACCAGCATTTTGCTAAAATTAATCATTTGGGAGAATAA